In Topomyia yanbarensis strain Yona2022 chromosome 2, ASM3024719v1, whole genome shotgun sequence, one DNA window encodes the following:
- the LOC131685161 gene encoding retinaldehyde-binding protein 1 isoform X1 — translation MRVPTMLSEVDELPSVQLGDYTLRFELEDLTPFGKEVAKNELRETPEIKAKAVEELRELLKGQDELVVPLDNDDWLVRFLRPCKYYPKSALELIQRYYQFKVKHSDMYMDLSPSREVNIFKQNILAVFPNRDQLGRRILLLELGKPWKHKEVSLDEVFKGSVLFLEAAMLEPETQVHGAVVIFDMDGLTMQQAWQFTPPFAKRIVDWLQDAVPLRIKGIHIINQPKIFNIVFALFKPILREKLRTRIVFHGSDRESLYKHISKECLPPCYGGTVNAPRVQGEQWFELLLKCDGEYTAINKYGYVKQLEEIRNKKNRKK, via the exons ATGA GGGTTCCGACGATGCTTTCGGAGGTGGACGAGCTGCCCTCGGTGCAGCTGGGAGACTATACGTTGCGATTCGAGCTAGAGGATTTGACTCCTTTCGGGAAAGAGGTAGCTAAGAATGAGCTTCGTGAAACACCCGAGATCAAAGCCAAAGCCGTCGAAGAGCTGAGGGAACTACTGAAAG GTCAAGACGAACTGGTGGTACCCCTGGATAATGACGATTGGTTGGTTCGATTCCTACGGCCGTGCAAGTACTACCCGAAGAGTGCACTCGAACTT ATCCAACGTTACTACCAGTTCAAGGTCAAACACTCGGACATGTACATGGACCTGAGTCCCTCGCGGGAGGTTAACATTTTCAAACAAAACATCCTGGCCGTATTTCCGAACCGAGACCAATTGGGACGTCGAATCCTGCTGCTCGAGCTCGGCAAACCGTGGAAGCACAAAGAAGTCTCGCTGGACGAGGTGTTCAAGGGTAGCGTTTTGTTCctggaggcagccatgctggaACCGGAAACACAGGTTCACGGCGCTGTCGTCATCTTTGACATGGATGGCCTTACCATGCAGCAAGCGTGGCAGTTCACGCCACCGTTCGCGAAACGCATCGTCGACTGGCTGCAGGACGCCGTTCCCCTCCGCATCAAGGGCATTCACATCATCAACCAGCCAAAGATTTTCAACATTGTGTTTGCTCTGTTTAAGCCAATTTTGCGGGAGAAACTCCGCACTCGTATCGTGTTTCACGGTAGCGATCGGGAGTCACTCTACAAACACATATCTAAGGAATGCCTGCCGCCGTGTTATGGCGGAACTGTTAATGCACCTCGCGTCCAGGGTGAACAGTGGTTCGAGCTATTGCTTAAGTGTGATGGCGAGTATACCGCAATCAACAAGTATGGCTACGTCAAACAGCTGGAGGAGATTAGGAACAAGAAAAATAGAAAGAAGTGA
- the LOC131685161 gene encoding alpha-tocopherol transfer protein-like isoform X2 → MLSEVDELPSVQLGDYTLRFELEDLTPFGKEVAKNELRETPEIKAKAVEELRELLKGQDELVVPLDNDDWLVRFLRPCKYYPKSALELIQRYYQFKVKHSDMYMDLSPSREVNIFKQNILAVFPNRDQLGRRILLLELGKPWKHKEVSLDEVFKGSVLFLEAAMLEPETQVHGAVVIFDMDGLTMQQAWQFTPPFAKRIVDWLQDAVPLRIKGIHIINQPKIFNIVFALFKPILREKLRTRIVFHGSDRESLYKHISKECLPPCYGGTVNAPRVQGEQWFELLLKCDGEYTAINKYGYVKQLEEIRNKKNRKK, encoded by the exons ATGCTTTCGGAGGTGGACGAGCTGCCCTCGGTGCAGCTGGGAGACTATACGTTGCGATTCGAGCTAGAGGATTTGACTCCTTTCGGGAAAGAGGTAGCTAAGAATGAGCTTCGTGAAACACCCGAGATCAAAGCCAAAGCCGTCGAAGAGCTGAGGGAACTACTGAAAG GTCAAGACGAACTGGTGGTACCCCTGGATAATGACGATTGGTTGGTTCGATTCCTACGGCCGTGCAAGTACTACCCGAAGAGTGCACTCGAACTT ATCCAACGTTACTACCAGTTCAAGGTCAAACACTCGGACATGTACATGGACCTGAGTCCCTCGCGGGAGGTTAACATTTTCAAACAAAACATCCTGGCCGTATTTCCGAACCGAGACCAATTGGGACGTCGAATCCTGCTGCTCGAGCTCGGCAAACCGTGGAAGCACAAAGAAGTCTCGCTGGACGAGGTGTTCAAGGGTAGCGTTTTGTTCctggaggcagccatgctggaACCGGAAACACAGGTTCACGGCGCTGTCGTCATCTTTGACATGGATGGCCTTACCATGCAGCAAGCGTGGCAGTTCACGCCACCGTTCGCGAAACGCATCGTCGACTGGCTGCAGGACGCCGTTCCCCTCCGCATCAAGGGCATTCACATCATCAACCAGCCAAAGATTTTCAACATTGTGTTTGCTCTGTTTAAGCCAATTTTGCGGGAGAAACTCCGCACTCGTATCGTGTTTCACGGTAGCGATCGGGAGTCACTCTACAAACACATATCTAAGGAATGCCTGCCGCCGTGTTATGGCGGAACTGTTAATGCACCTCGCGTCCAGGGTGAACAGTGGTTCGAGCTATTGCTTAAGTGTGATGGCGAGTATACCGCAATCAACAAGTATGGCTACGTCAAACAGCTGGAGGAGATTAGGAACAAGAAAAATAGAAAGAAGTGA